A window of Candidatus Sulfotelmatobacter sp. genomic DNA:
ATCCTCGATCATCAACGGTCTGGTCGGCCGGACCGCGGCGAAGACCGAGGACAAAGCCGGGGTCACGCGCTCGTTGCAGTGGTTCCGCGTGCAGCCGAAATTGGAAGTGATGGATACGCCCGGGATCCTCGTGCCGAAAATCGCGACCCCGCAGGCCCAGTGGCAACTGGCGCTGACCGGCGCGTTGCCGCGCGACCGGTTCGACCCCGAAGAGATCGTCACCGCGTTCGTCGCCTGGTCGCGCGCGCACCGCCCCGCGCTCACCGTTCCGGACCTCGAGGAGTTCGCTCGCGCACGAGGCTTCGCGCGCCGCGGCGGCGAGTTCGATCTCCACAACGCGGCCGGCGCGTACTTGCGCGAGATCGGCACGGGGGCGTTCGGGCGGATCACGTTCGAACGGCCGGAGGCCGCCTGATGGCGAGCGCGGAGGAGGCCCGGCGCAAGCGACGCAACGCGGTGGCACGCGAGCGGCGCAGGCTCGAGCGGCTGCACGCCTACGAGCAGCGCGCCTGGGCCAACGGCCACCGGCTGGTGGGGGGCATCGACGAGGTCGGCCGCGGTCCGCTGGCGGGCCCGGTCGTCGCGGCCTGCGTCGTCACCGACGGGCCGCTGCACCTGCGCGGCTTGAACGACTCGAAGCAAGTGCTGCCGGAGTTGCGCGCCGAGCTGGCGATCGAGATCAAAGCCAAGGCGATCACCTGGGCGATCGGCGAGGCCAGCGTCCTCGAGATCAACCGGCTCAACATTTATTGGGCCAGCGTGCTGGCGATGGAGCGCGCGCTGGCGGCGCTCTCGTTCGCGCCCGAGTACCTGCTCACCGACGCGGTTCGCATCAAGAGCTGGACCGGTTTGCAAGAGCCGGTCATCAAGGGCGACGCGAAGTGCGCGACCGTGGCGGCCGCCTCGATCTTGGCCAAGGTGCATCGCGACGGGCTGCTGGTCGAGCTCGATCAGCGCTATCCGCACTACGGCTTCGCCCTGCACAAAGGCTACGCGACCGCGCAGCACATCACCGCGCTCAACCAATACGGACCGTGCGACGAGCACCGCTTGGGGTTCTGGCGCGTGCGCGCCGCGTGGGACACGCTGCCCGGACTGGAAGCGTTCGTCGCTGAAGGCATACCGGCGGAGAGTCTGGCCGAATGAACCGCACGCAACGCGGCCGAGCCGGTGAGGACGTCGCCGTGGCGCTGCTCGAAGCGCACGGCTTTCGCATCGTCGGCCGCAACGTGCGCCTGCCCGGCGGCGAGATCGACGTCATCGCGCGCGAGGGCGACGTCGTCGCGTTCGTCGAGGTGAAGGCGCGCGCCAGCGGTGCGTTCGGGAGCGCCGTCGGCGCGGTCGACGCGCGCAAGCGCGCCCGGCTGCGGGCCGCCGCGACCGACTGGCTGCAGATCGCCGCGCCGCGTGCGCAGGCACGCTTCGACGTGGTCACCGTCGAGCACGGCCGCGCGACGCTGCGGCGCGGAGCGTTCGCGTGACGACGCTCGAAGGCCGCACGCTCGGCGAACGGTACCGCGTCGACGCGCTGATCGGGCGCGGCGGCATGGCGGACGTCTACCGCGGCGTCGACATCGTGCTCGACCGCGAGGTCGCCGTCAAGGTGCTGACCGAGCGCGACGACGGCGAACGCGACCGCTTCCTGCGCGAAGCGCGCTCGATGGCGCGGCTCAACCATCCGAACATCGTCGCCGTCTACGACGCCGGCCGCAGCGAGGGCTGGTCGTACATCATCATGGAGCTGATCGCGGGCCGCACGCTCGGCACGGTACAGCCCCACGAGCTGACCGTCCACCAGGCGCTGCGCCACTACATCGAGATCCTCGACGCGCTGTCCTACGCGCACGAGAACGGCATCGTGCACCGCGACATCAAACCGGCCAACGTGATGCTCTTGCCCAGCGGGCAGGTCAAGGTGATGGACTTCGGGCTCGCGCGCCGGGCCACCGACATGTCGAGCGCGACCAACGCCGGCGAGATCGTCGGCACGATCGCCTATCTCCCGCCGGAGCGGTTCTTGGGCAAGTCGGCCGACGCGCGCAGCGACCTGTACTCGGTCGGCGTGATGATGTACGAGACGTTCACCGGTCAGGTCCCCTTCAAGAGCGAGACCGACGATCTGGTGGCGGTGATCTTCGGCCACGTCAACGAGCCGGCGCCGCCGCCGCGCAGCGTCAACCGCGCCGTCCCGATGCAAGTCGAGCGCATCATCATGCGGCTGCTCGAGAAAGAACCCGACCGCCGCTACGGTACCGCGCAAGAAGTCATCGCCGACGTGCGCGCGTTGCTCGGCCCGTCGCCGGCGGCCGTCGGCGACGCCGCGAGCCGCAGCAAGGCGCCCAGCGGCCCGCCGACGGCGGAGATGGACGCCGCGCGCAAGACCATCGAAGCGGACGCGCGCGAGGTGCTGGCCCGCACCTTCGGTAAGACGCGCGGCGTCGACGTCGGCTACTCGGAGACGCTGGCCGGGATGCTGGCCGCACGCAAGCGCGATTGGGCCGAGGCGACGCGCGCCTATCGCACCGCGCTGACGGCGTTCGCCGAAGCGAAGAACGAGATCGAGTGCGCGAAGACCGCGCTCAAGTTCGCCGGCATGGTGCTGCAGAAGAACACCGAAGCCGAGTCGAGCGCGGATCGCCGCGAGGTCTCGGGTGCGATCGACATCCTGACTGAAGCGTTGCCGACCTTCCGCGGACGCTCGATGCTGCGCGAGCTCGAAGAGGGCGAACGGCTTCTGTACGCGCTCCAGCGCGTCCTGATACGAACCCGCTGACCGCATGCGGTCCAAGCCGTCGCTCCGGCGTTCCGTCACGCCCTGGGGTTCGTTCTCGTGGGGTTACAGCGACGTCGGGGCGGACATCTTCGTGGGCTTGGGCCTGGTGCTGGGGGCCGCGGCGGGCGGCTCCAACGTCGCCTTCCTGTTCGCGGGCTTGGTCTACATCTGCATCGGGCTGGCCTACACCGAGCTGGCCTCGACCTATCCCGTCGCCGGCGGCGGTCAATACTTCGTCATGCGCGGGCTGGGCGACGTGTTCGGCTTCATCGCCGGCTGGGCCGTGCTGCTCGACTTCACCATCGACATCACGCTCTTCGCCTGGTCGTGCGTCGACTATCTCGGCCAGCTGGCGCCCGAGATGGCGCTGGTCGTGCATCCCTGGACGCATTTCGGCGTCGTCTTCGCGCTGATCGCCGGGCTGTGCATCCTCAACGTGATCGGCGTGCGCGAGTCGACCTGGTTCAACGGAATCGTCTCCGCGCTCGACGTCGCCAGCGAGACCTCGATCCTCTTCTTCGGCTTCCTCTTCGCCTTCAATCCCGATCTGCTCGTCCACACGATGACGACCTACTGGCCGACCAACGACCATCTGCTGCTGGGTGCCTCGCTGGCGATCATCTCGTTCGTCGGGCTCGAATCGATCTCGCAGGCGGCGCAAGAGACGCAGCGGCCGGCCTCGATCATCCCGCGCACCTCGATCGGGCTGATCCTCACCATCCTCGTCTACGCGCTGGCATACTCGAACCTCGCCCTCGGCATGACGCCGGCGCACCCGGTGCCGCTCGACGCGCACGGTCACGCGCAGCCCTTCTTCCACTACCTGGGCAACGCCGAGAACGCCGGCTCGGCCGTCGCGGTGCTGGCGCGCAACGTTCCGTACTTCGGCGCGCTGGCGGCCCTCTACGTCCCGATCCTGGGGGCGATCTTGCTGCTGATCTCGTCGAACTCGGGCGTCTTCGGCGCCTCGCGCATCGCCTACGCGATGAGCCGCTCG
This region includes:
- the ylqF gene encoding ribosome biogenesis GTPase YlqF is translated as MPSGGGVQDAQIQWYPGHMAAAMRKLAERLKIVDVVIEVVDARLPRSSANPALDQLAARKRRILVLGCEDLADPHATREWVAWYAAHDRLAIPVNGKDPTSVRRLQAPLAETVATKGTTRAIVVGIPNTGKSSIINGLVGRTAAKTEDKAGVTRSLQWFRVQPKLEVMDTPGILVPKIATPQAQWQLALTGALPRDRFDPEEIVTAFVAWSRAHRPALTVPDLEEFARARGFARRGGEFDLHNAAGAYLREIGTGAFGRITFERPEAA
- a CDS encoding ribonuclease HII, translating into MASAEEARRKRRNAVARERRRLERLHAYEQRAWANGHRLVGGIDEVGRGPLAGPVVAACVVTDGPLHLRGLNDSKQVLPELRAELAIEIKAKAITWAIGEASVLEINRLNIYWASVLAMERALAALSFAPEYLLTDAVRIKSWTGLQEPVIKGDAKCATVAAASILAKVHRDGLLVELDQRYPHYGFALHKGYATAQHITALNQYGPCDEHRLGFWRVRAAWDTLPGLEAFVAEGIPAESLAE
- a CDS encoding YraN family protein; translation: MNRTQRGRAGEDVAVALLEAHGFRIVGRNVRLPGGEIDVIAREGDVVAFVEVKARASGAFGSAVGAVDARKRARLRAAATDWLQIAAPRAQARFDVVTVEHGRATLRRGAFA
- a CDS encoding protein kinase, which gives rise to MTTLEGRTLGERYRVDALIGRGGMADVYRGVDIVLDREVAVKVLTERDDGERDRFLREARSMARLNHPNIVAVYDAGRSEGWSYIIMELIAGRTLGTVQPHELTVHQALRHYIEILDALSYAHENGIVHRDIKPANVMLLPSGQVKVMDFGLARRATDMSSATNAGEIVGTIAYLPPERFLGKSADARSDLYSVGVMMYETFTGQVPFKSETDDLVAVIFGHVNEPAPPPRSVNRAVPMQVERIIMRLLEKEPDRRYGTAQEVIADVRALLGPSPAAVGDAASRSKAPSGPPTAEMDAARKTIEADAREVLARTFGKTRGVDVGYSETLAGMLAARKRDWAEATRAYRTALTAFAEAKNEIECAKTALKFAGMVLQKNTEAESSADRREVSGAIDILTEALPTFRGRSMLRELEEGERLLYALQRVLIRTR
- a CDS encoding APC family permease, which codes for MRSKPSLRRSVTPWGSFSWGYSDVGADIFVGLGLVLGAAAGGSNVAFLFAGLVYICIGLAYTELASTYPVAGGGQYFVMRGLGDVFGFIAGWAVLLDFTIDITLFAWSCVDYLGQLAPEMALVVHPWTHFGVVFALIAGLCILNVIGVRESTWFNGIVSALDVASETSILFFGFLFAFNPDLLVHTMTTYWPTNDHLLLGASLAIISFVGLESISQAAQETQRPASIIPRTSIGLILTILVYALAYSNLALGMTPAHPVPLDAHGHAQPFFHYLGNAENAGSAVAVLARNVPYFGALAALYVPILGAILLLISSNSGVFGASRIAYAMSRSRLLPSVFERVNARFRTPVVSIVSFCGLALAVLVFASLPSIDPGLRAAYDHFFHGEAGLDVLADLYAFGAATSYSFVFIALIALRLNDPLSPRKFRIPINLPFTFRGERVSFPVVAVIGFAGIFSILIFTVLTHPIGRVAGPSWLILGIVAYFVYRRRKALPLLGSRKIDWNAEQLRILKDAGEVDLMDELMTALRKRGQAPGPVVERTDARHP